The genomic segment ACGCGAAGCTCATCGAATCGACGAAATTCGCATCCTGCAAGGGCAAATCAGAGGCATGACAACACCACGTATTCATCCGCTCGGCGACACCGCGCTCGTGTGCGAAGCCGCGCCGCCCGCCACGCTCGACTGCCAGCGCCGCTTCTGGGCGCTGGCGGAGCACGCGCGTCTCATGCCGCACGTCGTCGAAGTGGTGCCGGGCATGAACAACCTGACGATCGTGTTCGACCCGCTCGAAGCGGACTACGAAACGCTCGCCGCGCAACTGGAAACCGGCTGGGACGCCGCCGGGACGACCGACATGGACAGCGCGCAAATCGAGATTCCGGTGCGCTACGGCGGCGCCGACGGCCCGGATCTCGCCGCGCTCGCGAAGCACACGGGACTGTCCGTCGACGAAGT from the Caballeronia sp. NK8 genome contains:
- the pxpB gene encoding 5-oxoprolinase subunit PxpB, which translates into the protein MTTPRIHPLGDTALVCEAAPPATLDCQRRFWALAEHARLMPHVVEVVPGMNNLTIVFDPLEADYETLAAQLETGWDAAGTTDMDSAQIEIPVRYGGADGPDLAALAKHTGLSVDEVVKRHTEAEYVVFFLGFQPGFAYLGGLDPALAMPRRAEPRLEVPAGSVGIGGAQTGIYPAVSPGGWQLLGRTELKLFDPARNPPTLMQPGDRVRFTALEVRA